In the Deinococcus yavapaiensis KR-236 genome, one interval contains:
- a CDS encoding alpha/beta fold hydrolase — protein MLRNAFVFETRRPLGSAASLPVRLGVETFGTLSEARDNAVLVCHYLTGTSHVAGEGGWWADLVGPNAPVDTNRFFVVSMNSFSNVQANDSRFVTTGPDTLDDDGTALGDTFPAWTLADLFETQCELLHFLKLDRWHAVIGPSFGGMQALQWAARAPHLAPRIAAIACSPYAGVVIRGTFGPLLREVARLGDVREALRLVSLFGLGADGLHATFGVPDADFESYLSERAATASLPHLIDLVRAIETHDLREVAPLGVLAETWREAGTRLLTVNVRGDLFFPVDEARDFTRVTREANVRHEHVEIDSTLGHLACVAETHAFAPHLQTLLTS, from the coding sequence GTGCTTCGCAACGCGTTCGTGTTCGAGACGCGCCGACCCCTCGGCTCGGCGGCCTCCCTGCCCGTGCGGCTCGGCGTGGAGACTTTCGGAACGCTTTCCGAGGCGCGAGACAACGCCGTCCTCGTGTGCCATTACCTCACGGGCACGTCGCACGTCGCCGGAGAGGGCGGGTGGTGGGCGGACCTCGTCGGGCCGAACGCGCCCGTGGACACGAACCGCTTCTTCGTCGTGAGCATGAACAGCTTCTCGAACGTGCAGGCGAACGACTCGCGCTTCGTCACGACCGGCCCCGACACGCTCGACGACGACGGGACGGCTCTCGGCGACACCTTTCCGGCGTGGACGCTCGCCGACCTCTTCGAGACGCAGTGCGAACTGCTGCACTTCCTGAAGTTGGATCGGTGGCACGCCGTGATCGGACCGAGCTTCGGCGGAATGCAGGCGTTGCAGTGGGCGGCGCGCGCGCCCCACCTTGCGCCGCGCATCGCCGCGATCGCCTGCAGTCCGTACGCCGGCGTCGTCATTCGAGGGACCTTCGGTCCTTTGTTGCGTGAAGTCGCGCGCCTCGGCGACGTGCGCGAGGCCCTGCGGCTCGTGAGCCTGTTCGGACTCGGCGCGGACGGTTTGCACGCGACGTTCGGCGTGCCCGACGCGGACTTCGAGTCGTACCTGTCCGAGCGCGCCGCGACCGCGTCCCTGCCGCACCTGATCGACCTCGTACGCGCCATCGAGACGCACGACCTGCGTGAAGTCGCTCCGCTCGGCGTCCTCGCCGAGACGTGGCGCGAAGCGGGCACGCGGCTCTTGACGGTCAACGTGCGCGGCGACCTCTTCTTCCCCGTCGACGAGGCGCGCGACTTCACGCGCGTCACGCGCGAGGCGAACGTGCGCCACGAACACGTCGAGATCGACTCCACCCTCGGGCACCTCGCGTGCGTCGCCGAGACGCACGCGTTCGCGCCGCACCTTCAAACCTTGCTGACTTCCTGA
- a CDS encoding ABC transporter substrate-binding protein, whose product MMKKSALTVSVLVALTSGLLSTANAVKVGVLLPLSGTGSVSGQAAQNGYKLALSEINKKGGVLGKPLEVVFEDDQSTPAKAVPAFVKLVTVDKVDFMAGGVSSATTIALSGPAKQYNTFMAWIGAAAVPVEDAFADAPYFFHYHPWAYYNVAAVADFYKHLRLKNGAKTIAIAYEDGPFGSSGIADLVKLFEGTGLKVVATEKFKSGSGSFGALVTKVKAANPDILHWIGYDVDALPLATELKQQGVKLGMLYGTPPSWPVGFEKNRVADDVAGLSMWVPSSPVLASKDFVAKYKKMFGSVTEEYFAPLAYVNLISLANAINKAGSADKDKVAAELAKTNMSTPFGKLTFSKSNKIKYQGFKGENWLHFQFLNDERVPVYPKRAAKAPIVYSK is encoded by the coding sequence ATGATGAAGAAATCGGCGCTGACGGTAAGCGTTCTGGTGGCCTTGACGAGCGGTCTGCTTTCCACTGCGAACGCGGTGAAGGTCGGAGTTCTGCTGCCCCTCTCGGGAACGGGCAGCGTGTCGGGCCAAGCGGCCCAAAACGGTTACAAGCTCGCCCTCAGCGAGATCAACAAGAAGGGCGGCGTGCTCGGCAAGCCGCTCGAAGTCGTGTTCGAAGACGATCAGTCGACGCCCGCCAAGGCCGTGCCCGCCTTCGTGAAGCTCGTGACGGTGGACAAGGTGGACTTCATGGCGGGCGGCGTGTCGAGCGCCACCACCATCGCCTTGTCGGGTCCCGCCAAGCAATACAACACCTTCATGGCGTGGATCGGCGCGGCCGCCGTGCCCGTCGAGGACGCTTTCGCGGACGCGCCGTACTTCTTCCACTACCACCCGTGGGCGTACTACAACGTCGCGGCGGTCGCGGACTTCTACAAGCACCTGCGCCTGAAGAACGGCGCCAAGACGATCGCGATCGCGTACGAGGACGGCCCGTTCGGCTCGAGCGGCATCGCCGACCTCGTCAAGCTCTTCGAAGGCACCGGCCTCAAGGTCGTGGCGACCGAGAAGTTCAAGTCGGGCAGCGGCAGCTTCGGCGCCCTCGTCACCAAGGTCAAGGCGGCCAACCCGGACATCTTGCACTGGATCGGGTACGACGTGGACGCGTTGCCGCTCGCGACGGAACTCAAGCAGCAGGGCGTGAAGCTCGGCATGCTGTACGGCACGCCGCCCTCGTGGCCCGTCGGCTTCGAGAAGAACCGCGTGGCGGACGACGTCGCCGGTCTCTCGATGTGGGTTCCGTCGTCGCCGGTGCTGGCGTCGAAGGACTTCGTGGCGAAGTACAAGAAGATGTTCGGGTCCGTCACCGAGGAGTACTTCGCGCCCCTGGCGTACGTGAACCTCATCAGCCTCGCGAACGCCATCAACAAGGCGGGCAGCGCCGACAAGGACAAGGTCGCGGCGGAACTCGCCAAGACGAACATGAGCACGCCGTTCGGAAAGCTGACGTTCTCGAAGAGCAACAAGATCAAGTACCAAGGCTTCAAGGGCGAAAACTGGCTGCACTTCCAGTTCCTGAACGACGAGCGCGTCCCCGTGTACCCGAAACGCGCCGCGAAGGCTCCGATCGTCTACTCGAAGTGA
- a CDS encoding alpha/beta hydrolase, with amino-acid sequence MPTFHTSRLSVHASERPAQGEATRLLLIHGNVSSSAFYEPLMAALPAHFHVLAPDLRGFGDTEALPIDATRGLRDFADDIWSLLEHVGWTHGVHAAGWSTGGGVAMQLAMDHPGALASLTLIDAVSPFGFGATHGEDGTPNDEDFAGSGGGTANPAFVAALSSQDRSDAPGSPRDVLRSFYFHSFRPAPEVEERLLDSMFTTRTGDDHYPGDFTPSATWPNVAPGTRGILNALSPKYLNLSEFADLPDKPPVLWARGAHDRIVSDTSAFDFALLGSLGVVPGWPGAEQCPPQSMNAQMRFVLNRYAANGGTYREVVFERSGHSPFLEEHEAFLAAFSQHVEAAAKQPT; translated from the coding sequence ATGCCGACGTTTCACACGTCCCGCCTGAGCGTGCACGCTTCCGAGCGGCCCGCTCAAGGTGAGGCGACGCGCTTGCTGCTGATTCACGGCAACGTCTCGTCGAGCGCCTTCTACGAGCCGCTCATGGCGGCGTTGCCCGCGCACTTCCACGTGCTCGCGCCCGACTTGCGGGGCTTCGGAGACACCGAAGCCCTCCCGATCGACGCGACGCGAGGTCTGCGCGACTTCGCCGACGACATCTGGTCGCTGCTGGAGCACGTCGGCTGGACGCACGGTGTGCACGCCGCCGGGTGGAGCACCGGGGGCGGCGTGGCGATGCAACTCGCGATGGACCATCCGGGCGCCTTGGCGAGCCTCACCCTCATCGACGCCGTGAGCCCCTTCGGCTTCGGCGCGACGCACGGCGAGGACGGCACGCCGAACGACGAGGACTTCGCGGGATCGGGCGGCGGCACGGCCAATCCGGCCTTCGTCGCCGCCCTGTCGAGCCAGGACCGCTCGGACGCGCCCGGCTCGCCGCGAGACGTGCTGCGCTCGTTCTACTTCCATTCCTTTCGCCCCGCGCCCGAGGTGGAGGAGCGTCTGCTCGACTCGATGTTCACGACCCGCACGGGCGACGATCACTATCCGGGCGACTTCACGCCTTCGGCCACTTGGCCGAACGTCGCGCCCGGCACGCGCGGCATCCTCAACGCCCTCAGTCCGAAGTACCTGAACCTCTCGGAATTCGCCGATCTGCCCGACAAACCGCCCGTGCTGTGGGCGCGCGGCGCGCACGACCGAATCGTGAGCGACACGAGCGCCTTCGACTTCGCCCTGCTCGGCAGCCTCGGCGTCGTGCCCGGCTGGCCGGGCGCCGAGCAGTGCCCGCCGCAGTCCATGAACGCCCAGATGCGCTTCGTGCTGAACCGATACGCGGCGAACGGCGGGACGTACCGCGAAGTCGTGTTCGAACGCAGCGGGCACTCGCCGTTCCTCGAAGAGCACGAAGCCTTCCTCGCCGCGTTCTCGCAGCACGTGGAGGCCGCCGCGAAACAACCGACATGA
- a CDS encoding branched-chain amino acid ABC transporter permease gives MIELFLQTLLNGLLQSGIYALVASGLALAVGVVGIVNFAHGEFLMIGAFLSWGLLTYFGIDPLIGLPLAALTTFGAGALTYRVTIKHVLLAPELNQMLLTFGLSILLQNLALLLFGGNTRSVNTSYQTLSVSFANLNVGLPKLIAFALAAGLLAALYFVLYRTTLGRQMRAVAQNRRGSALVGIDVDRVYLIAFGVSCALAAVAGVLISVLLFASPTVGLVFGLKAFAIIVMAGLGNLTGVLWASVVLGVSEAFVQTYVAGGGGWSDAVFFLLIFVTLVGRSWNFRLRRAA, from the coding sequence ATGATCGAACTCTTCTTGCAAACTCTGCTCAACGGGCTGCTGCAAAGCGGCATCTACGCCCTCGTCGCGTCGGGCCTCGCGCTCGCCGTCGGCGTCGTCGGCATCGTGAACTTCGCGCACGGCGAGTTCTTGATGATCGGCGCGTTCCTCTCGTGGGGCTTGCTGACCTACTTCGGCATAGACCCGCTCATCGGCCTACCGCTCGCGGCCCTCACGACTTTCGGAGCGGGCGCGTTGACGTACCGCGTGACGATCAAGCACGTCCTGCTCGCACCGGAACTCAACCAAATGCTCTTGACGTTCGGCTTGTCGATTCTGCTGCAAAACCTCGCTCTGCTGCTGTTCGGCGGCAACACACGCTCGGTGAACACGTCGTACCAGACGCTCAGCGTGTCCTTCGCGAACCTCAACGTCGGCCTTCCGAAGCTCATCGCGTTCGCCCTCGCCGCCGGATTGCTCGCAGCGCTGTACTTCGTGTTGTACCGCACGACCCTCGGTCGGCAGATGCGGGCGGTCGCGCAAAACCGCCGTGGCTCGGCCCTCGTCGGCATCGACGTGGACCGCGTGTACCTCATCGCGTTCGGCGTGTCGTGCGCGCTCGCCGCCGTCGCGGGCGTGCTCATCAGCGTGCTGCTCTTCGCGTCACCGACCGTGGGGCTCGTGTTCGGCCTCAAGGCGTTCGCGATTATCGTGATGGCGGGCCTCGGCAACCTCACGGGCGTGCTGTGGGCGAGCGTCGTCCTCGGCGTGTCCGAAGCGTTCGTGCAAACGTACGTGGCGGGCGGCGGCGGTTGGAGCGACGCGGTGTTCTTCCTCTTGATCTTCGTGACGCTCGTCGGACGCTCGTGGAACTTCCGCCTTCGGAGGGCTGCGTGA
- a CDS encoding branched-chain amino acid ABC transporter permease: MSGSTLPGKPRRSPWASARGLVPLGVFFVLALVFPFLPFGDRAEFLLQIAYFTMVAAILALSWDILARSGQLSLAHAAFYGLGAYSFALFMTKLSFSWIPAMLLAGVVASLCSLVLGAVTLRLSGMYFAIATLAFTEVVRTVIQNLPESFAGGANGLLVPAILGGNSRAQFYAAFAVLVVTVLASLWVRFSRLNYAFAAIRQGEEVARVLGVNVVRFKLLAFAVSSFLAALAGVLFAGKTFFISPGDTFSLATSIAPLTTSIFGGLYTTLGPVLGATVLRVAEEGLHTYVKNGYLIVYGLVLMASILFMPKGLMGLFGRGKGGNA, from the coding sequence GTGAGCGGCTCTACCTTGCCCGGCAAGCCGAGGCGGTCGCCGTGGGCGTCCGCGCGCGGCCTCGTGCCGCTCGGCGTGTTCTTCGTGCTCGCCTTGGTCTTTCCGTTCCTGCCCTTCGGAGACCGCGCGGAGTTCCTGCTCCAGATCGCGTACTTCACGATGGTGGCGGCGATCTTGGCGCTCAGCTGGGACATCCTGGCGCGTTCGGGGCAACTGTCGCTCGCGCACGCCGCCTTCTACGGCCTCGGCGCGTACTCCTTCGCCCTGTTCATGACGAAGCTGAGCTTCTCGTGGATTCCGGCGATGCTGCTCGCCGGGGTGGTCGCGTCACTCTGCAGCCTCGTGCTCGGCGCGGTGACGCTGCGCCTCAGCGGAATGTACTTCGCGATCGCGACGCTCGCCTTCACGGAAGTCGTGCGGACCGTGATCCAGAATCTGCCCGAAAGCTTCGCGGGCGGCGCGAACGGCCTGCTCGTGCCCGCCATCCTCGGCGGAAATTCGCGCGCGCAGTTCTACGCGGCGTTCGCCGTGCTCGTCGTGACGGTCCTCGCGAGCCTCTGGGTGCGCTTCTCGCGCCTGAACTACGCGTTCGCCGCGATTCGTCAAGGCGAAGAGGTCGCGCGGGTGCTCGGCGTGAACGTCGTTCGCTTCAAGCTCCTCGCGTTCGCCGTGTCGAGCTTTCTCGCCGCCTTGGCGGGCGTGCTGTTCGCGGGCAAGACCTTCTTCATCTCGCCCGGCGACACCTTCAGCCTCGCGACGAGCATCGCGCCGCTCACGACGAGCATCTTCGGCGGGCTGTACACCACCCTCGGGCCGGTACTCGGCGCGACGGTGCTGAGAGTCGCCGAGGAAGGGCTTCACACGTACGTCAAGAACGGTTACCTCATCGTGTACGGCCTCGTCCTGATGGCCTCGATCCTCTTCATGCCCAAAGGCCTCATGGGCTTGTTCGGGCGCGGAAAGGGAGGCAACGCGTGA
- a CDS encoding ABC transporter ATP-binding protein, whose protein sequence is MTAGPLAPRAAPLANAGSPAVLRAQGLSKRFGGLLAVSNVSFDLFPSEILAIIGPNGAGKTTLLNLLSGVYRPSAGRLEIGGQDVTNLSMEKRCHLGLGRAFQIVRPFPEMTVLENVTVGALFGKPGTKLAEARERAYTLLERTGLAPHAEKSAHDLNLLQDKRLEVARALATNPTVLLLDEVMAGLRPGEATEAVELVRGVRESGVSVLFIEHIMPVVRDLADRVVVMDAGTVIAGGTYQEVVREPRVVEAYLGGEVTDATDD, encoded by the coding sequence GTGACGGCGGGCCCTCTCGCTCCCCGCGCCGCTCCTCTCGCGAACGCGGGAAGCCCCGCGGTTCTTCGTGCGCAGGGGCTCTCGAAGCGCTTCGGGGGACTCCTGGCCGTGTCGAACGTCTCCTTCGACCTCTTTCCGAGCGAGATTCTCGCGATCATCGGGCCGAACGGCGCGGGCAAGACGACCTTGCTGAACCTCTTGTCGGGCGTGTACCGTCCTTCGGCGGGCCGCTTGGAAATCGGCGGGCAGGACGTCACGAACCTCTCGATGGAAAAGCGCTGCCACCTCGGCCTCGGGCGAGCCTTCCAGATCGTGCGACCCTTTCCGGAAATGACCGTGTTGGAAAACGTCACGGTCGGCGCGCTCTTCGGAAAGCCCGGCACGAAGCTCGCCGAGGCGCGCGAGCGCGCGTACACCTTGCTGGAACGCACGGGGCTCGCGCCGCACGCCGAGAAGTCCGCGCACGACCTCAACTTGCTTCAGGACAAGCGCCTGGAAGTGGCGCGCGCCCTCGCCACGAATCCGACGGTGCTGCTGCTCGACGAAGTCATGGCGGGCCTGCGTCCCGGCGAGGCGACGGAAGCGGTGGAGCTCGTGCGGGGGGTGCGCGAAAGCGGCGTGAGCGTCTTGTTCATCGAGCACATCATGCCCGTCGTGCGTGACCTCGCGGACCGCGTCGTCGTGATGGACGCGGGCACGGTCATCGCGGGCGGTACGTACCAGGAGGTCGTGCGTGAGCCGCGCGTGGTCGAAGCGTACCTCGGCGGGGAGGTGACGGATGCGACTGACGATTGA
- a CDS encoding ABC transporter ATP-binding protein yields the protein MRLTIENLKAGYGKVQVLWDVSVTVEPGEFVAVIGANGAGKTTTLRAVSGIVKPTGGRVTLGGTDLARLSPTQIVKHGLGHVPEGRELFGFMTVLENLELGASVRAEAKAKKSETLEHVLTLFPRLAERRAQLAGTLSGGEQQMLAVGRALMSRPQVLLVDEPSLGLSPLLTHTVFGALKEVNREGVGVLLVEQNVLQSLKLASRAYVLENGRVVKQGLAADLLKDPGVREAYLAL from the coding sequence ATGCGACTGACGATTGAGAACCTCAAAGCCGGGTACGGCAAGGTGCAAGTGCTGTGGGACGTGTCCGTCACGGTCGAGCCGGGCGAGTTCGTCGCCGTGATCGGCGCGAACGGCGCGGGCAAGACGACGACGCTGCGCGCGGTGTCCGGCATCGTCAAGCCGACGGGCGGGCGGGTAACGCTCGGCGGAACGGACCTCGCGCGCCTCTCGCCGACGCAAATCGTGAAGCACGGCCTCGGGCACGTGCCCGAAGGGCGCGAGCTGTTCGGCTTCATGACCGTGCTGGAAAACCTCGAACTCGGCGCGAGCGTTCGCGCGGAAGCGAAAGCCAAGAAGAGCGAGACCCTCGAGCACGTCCTGACGCTCTTTCCTCGTCTCGCCGAGCGACGCGCGCAACTCGCCGGCACGTTGTCGGGCGGCGAGCAGCAGATGCTCGCCGTGGGCCGCGCCCTCATGAGCCGCCCTCAAGTGCTGCTCGTGGACGAACCGAGCCTCGGCCTCTCTCCCCTGTTGACGCACACGGTGTTCGGCGCCCTGAAAGAAGTCAACCGAGAGGGCGTCGGCGTTCTGCTCGTGGAGCAGAACGTGCTGCAAAGCCTCAAGCTCGCGTCACGCGCGTACGTTTTGGAAAACGGCCGCGTCGTGAAGCAAGGGCTCGCGGCGGACCTCTTGAAGGATCCGGGAGTGCGAGAAGCGTACCTGGCGTTGTAA